A region from the Paraburkholderia youngii genome encodes:
- a CDS encoding crotonase/enoyl-CoA hydratase family protein — protein sequence MSETQVTYELDGAVALIGLNRPEKRNAINEEVIAQLRDAVNRAGDEAMCGVIYGHGGNFSAGLDLREALSRATGQTAPPKKRRRHSWHEVFDLIARGPIPFVAALHGAVVGGGLELATAAHVRVGDNSCFFGLPEGQRGIFVGGGGTVRIQRVVGYTVMADMMLTGRLLTAEEGQREHIITYLTPIGGALDKAREIAAKIAQNVPDTNWRITNLLPRVNDLSHEDGLFLEYMSSNMMRSPETAARLQSFVDGNAKLVKPE from the coding sequence ATGAGCGAAACCCAGGTTACCTATGAACTCGACGGCGCCGTTGCGCTGATCGGGCTGAATCGTCCCGAGAAGCGCAACGCGATCAACGAGGAAGTGATTGCGCAACTGCGTGATGCCGTCAACCGCGCCGGCGACGAAGCCATGTGCGGCGTGATCTACGGCCATGGCGGCAACTTCTCCGCTGGTCTCGACCTGCGCGAGGCGCTGTCGCGCGCCACCGGCCAGACCGCCCCGCCGAAGAAGCGCCGCCGTCATTCGTGGCACGAAGTGTTCGACCTGATCGCGCGCGGCCCTATTCCGTTCGTCGCGGCGCTGCACGGCGCCGTGGTCGGCGGCGGTCTCGAACTGGCGACGGCGGCACACGTGCGCGTCGGCGACAACTCATGCTTCTTCGGGCTTCCCGAAGGCCAGCGCGGCATTTTCGTGGGCGGCGGCGGCACGGTGCGCATCCAGCGTGTGGTCGGCTATACCGTCATGGCCGACATGATGCTGACGGGGCGTCTGCTGACCGCCGAGGAAGGCCAGCGCGAGCACATCATCACCTATCTGACGCCGATCGGCGGCGCACTCGACAAAGCCAGGGAAATCGCCGCAAAAATCGCGCAGAACGTGCCCGACACCAACTGGCGCATCACCAACCTGCTGCCGCGCGTGAACGATCTCTCGCATGAGGACGGCCTGTTCCTCGAGTACATGAGCTCGAACATGATGCGTTCTCCCGAAACCGCCGCACGTCTGCAGAGTTTCGTGGACGGAAACGCCAAACTCGTCAAGCCGGAGTAA
- a CDS encoding HlyD family efflux transporter periplasmic adaptor subunit — translation MSDSITTDRELADQEAEHKSGAQAPATPEGDNKATPPSSRKRLIALLGAAVVLAGAAYGGYYYTEGRYHQETDDAYVSGNLVQLTPQVTGTVIAVNTDDTQIVKQGDPVVTLDPADAKLALADAEAQLGQTVRRVSGLYVNNDFYAANVAQREADLARARDDLRRREAVADTGAVSAEDIAHARDAVSVAQAALDAARQQGEANHALTDRTTVEQHPDVQAAAAKVRTAWLAYARDTLPAPVTGYVAQRRVQVGQRVAPGTPLMAIVPLDGVWVDANFKEVQLKHMRVGQQVTLSSDVYGRGARYHGRIEGFSAGTGSAFATLPAQNATGNWIKIVQRLPVRIALDPAELAAHPLRIGLSMTVDADTRDESGSQLGAARNTRYSTDVFAQYDALADAEINKIIKQNEMVSRAMAAQPQPQSQRVATHQRKTNAG, via the coding sequence ATGAGCGATTCGATCACGACCGACCGCGAACTGGCGGATCAGGAAGCCGAACACAAGAGCGGCGCGCAAGCGCCCGCCACGCCCGAAGGCGACAACAAGGCGACGCCCCCGTCGAGCCGCAAGCGCCTGATCGCGCTGCTCGGTGCCGCGGTCGTGCTCGCGGGCGCGGCCTACGGCGGTTACTACTACACCGAGGGCCGCTATCATCAGGAAACCGACGACGCGTACGTCAGCGGCAATCTCGTGCAACTGACGCCGCAGGTCACGGGCACAGTGATCGCGGTCAACACCGACGACACGCAGATCGTCAAGCAAGGCGACCCCGTCGTCACGCTCGATCCGGCCGATGCAAAGCTCGCGCTCGCCGATGCCGAAGCGCAACTCGGCCAGACCGTGCGGCGCGTCTCCGGCCTGTATGTCAACAATGACTTCTACGCGGCGAACGTCGCGCAGCGCGAAGCCGATCTGGCCCGAGCCCGCGACGACCTGCGCCGGCGCGAGGCCGTGGCGGACACGGGCGCCGTGTCCGCCGAAGACATCGCGCACGCCCGCGATGCCGTCAGCGTCGCGCAGGCCGCGCTCGACGCTGCGCGCCAGCAGGGCGAAGCCAATCACGCGCTGACCGACCGCACGACGGTCGAGCAGCATCCAGACGTGCAGGCCGCCGCCGCGAAAGTGCGGACCGCGTGGCTCGCCTATGCGCGCGATACGTTGCCCGCGCCGGTGACCGGCTACGTCGCGCAACGCCGGGTTCAGGTCGGCCAGCGCGTCGCGCCGGGCACGCCGCTGATGGCGATCGTGCCGCTCGACGGCGTGTGGGTCGACGCGAACTTCAAGGAAGTGCAGCTCAAGCACATGCGGGTAGGCCAGCAGGTCACGCTGAGCTCGGACGTCTACGGCAGAGGCGCGAGGTATCACGGTCGTATCGAGGGCTTCTCAGCCGGCACGGGCAGCGCGTTCGCGACGCTGCCGGCGCAGAACGCCACCGGCAACTGGATCAAGATCGTGCAGCGGCTGCCGGTGCGCATCGCGCTCGACCCGGCCGAGCTGGCCGCGCATCCGCTGCGTATCGGCCTGTCGATGACGGTCGATGCCGACACGCGCGACGAATCCGGTTCGCAGCTCGGCGCGGCGCGGAACACGCGCTACAGCACCGATGTTTTCGCGCAGTACGATGCGCTGGCCGACGCCGAGATCAACAAGATCATCAAGCAAAACGAAATGGTCTCGCGCGCGATGGCGGCGCAACCTCAACCGCAATCGCAGCGTGTGGCGACGCATCAGCGCAAGACGAACGCAGGTTGA
- a CDS encoding SDR family oxidoreductase, producing the protein MSTSRAVIVTGASQGVVAETVKAFRAQGHRVVATARSIAPAVEADAGIRANAVSPGIIKSPMHPAESLSTLAGMHPVGRMGEMSDIVNAILYHDSAPFVTGEILHVDGGQSAGQ; encoded by the coding sequence ATGAGCACTTCCAGGGCCGTCATCGTCACCGGCGCCTCGCAAGGCGTCGTCGCTGAAACCGTCAAAGCTTTCCGCGCGCAGGGTCATCGCGTCGTCGCCACGGCTCGTTCCATCGCACCGGCCGTCGAGGCCGACGCCGGTATCCGCGCCAACGCGGTGTCGCCCGGCATCATCAAGTCGCCGATGCATCCCGCGGAATCGCTCTCGACGCTCGCCGGGATGCATCCGGTCGGGCGCATGGGCGAGATGAGCGACATCGTCAACGCGATCCTCTACCACGACTCGGCACCGTTCGTGACCGGCGAAATCCTGCATGTGGACGGCGGCCAGAGCGCAGGCCAGTGA
- a CDS encoding response regulator transcription factor — translation MSYLDDIDNMDAFAIRVILADDHPVMLSGISHELAEVKTIQLVGTARNSTELIALLTSTECDVLVSDYAMPAGDYGDGIALFSLIKRRYPEIKIVVLTMLDNPAVIRALVTQGVTCIVSKSDAGAHLIPAVHAVHSGGKYYSPTINQIVQSIDWNRRGRGSSDVLSQRESEVVRLFASGLTVNEIAEKLSRSKKTISTQKSKAMEKLGIEREVDLFRYAMENGLVTSSQKMPDGSSSTE, via the coding sequence ATGTCCTATCTCGATGATATTGACAATATGGATGCGTTCGCCATTCGGGTCATCCTTGCCGATGACCACCCCGTCATGCTCAGCGGTATTTCGCATGAGCTCGCAGAGGTGAAGACAATCCAGCTGGTAGGGACAGCGAGGAATTCGACTGAGCTGATCGCGCTTCTAACGAGCACAGAGTGCGACGTTCTCGTATCCGATTACGCAATGCCTGCGGGCGACTACGGTGACGGAATCGCGCTGTTCTCTCTGATCAAACGTCGCTATCCCGAGATCAAGATCGTCGTTCTAACCATGCTCGACAACCCGGCGGTGATTCGTGCGCTCGTTACACAAGGTGTAACGTGCATCGTCAGCAAATCCGATGCTGGCGCCCACCTTATTCCCGCCGTTCATGCCGTCCATAGCGGCGGCAAATACTATTCGCCAACGATCAATCAGATAGTCCAGTCGATCGACTGGAACCGTCGGGGCAGGGGCTCATCGGACGTGCTGAGTCAGCGCGAGTCCGAAGTTGTGCGTCTTTTTGCATCCGGGCTGACTGTGAACGAGATTGCCGAGAAATTGAGTCGCAGCAAGAAAACCATCAGCACACAGAAATCAAAGGCGATGGAAAAACTCGGCATTGAACGAGAAGTCGATCTGTTTCGGTATGCGATGGAAAATGGGCTGGTGACTTCATCGCAGAAGATGCCGGACGGTTCTTCCTCCACAGAATAA
- a CDS encoding GntR family transcriptional regulator: protein MSQIPKISRSVEIKALLEAEIERGELVPGATLDERALATRFNVSRTPIREALQQLAAQRYVQIVPRQGVFVSKMSVPQLRDVLELLSELEVVSARLAARRMNDQQRAALQKAIDDGVAALQENDPRAFARANVAFHEVLCNACHNDYLADQIRSIRRLISRYRPKPFLAPSRREKAITDHQKLAQALLSGDEAAAEAAMAEHSPGFSEFLATLPEEYFASAPTPGRDGGSSSTEPPYDDR from the coding sequence ATGAGCCAGATCCCAAAAATAAGCCGGTCGGTTGAAATCAAGGCCCTTCTCGAAGCGGAAATTGAGCGAGGTGAGCTGGTCCCGGGCGCAACGTTGGACGAGCGAGCACTGGCGACGCGCTTCAATGTCTCGCGCACGCCGATCCGCGAGGCGCTTCAGCAGCTCGCCGCGCAGCGGTATGTACAGATCGTGCCGCGGCAGGGCGTATTCGTGAGCAAGATGTCGGTGCCGCAACTGCGTGACGTGCTTGAACTGCTCAGCGAGCTTGAGGTGGTGTCGGCCCGCCTCGCCGCGCGGCGAATGAACGACCAACAGCGAGCGGCGCTCCAAAAGGCGATCGACGATGGCGTCGCCGCCTTGCAGGAAAACGATCCGCGCGCTTTCGCCCGCGCCAATGTGGCATTCCACGAAGTGCTCTGCAACGCCTGCCACAACGATTATCTGGCTGATCAGATTCGTTCCATCCGCCGCCTGATCTCGCGTTACCGGCCCAAGCCGTTCCTCGCGCCGAGCCGCCGCGAGAAGGCCATCACCGATCACCAGAAGCTCGCCCAGGCGTTGCTTTCCGGCGACGAAGCCGCCGCCGAAGCCGCCATGGCCGAGCACTCGCCGGGCTTTTCGGAGTTCCTCGCCACTTTGCCGGAAGAGTACTTCGCGAGTGCGCCCACGCCTGGGCGTGACGGTGGTTCTTCCTCAACGGAACCGCCTTACGACGATCGTTGA
- a CDS encoding spinster family MFS transporter, with translation MEELIAQNVGTRSSSSWYRGWFLLVLVLIYASSFVDRIIVAVVGQAVKIDMGLSDYQVGLLGGLAFSIFYSVLGLPIARLADKFNRVVLISISIVAWSAMTALCGTAGSFWQLMLYRLGVGIGEAGSTPTSHSLIADEFGPRRRASALAVYALGPPIGVLAGAFGGGWLVEHLGWRPVFFVVGLPGLVFGLLAWLTLREPKRGGADGVAAGTSASAPPLSVVFKRLTSSRAFVQMLLGTVIGAFGQYGINLFIPMYFIRVYSMSFAQAGVIFGLVLGVGGIIGTTLGGVCADRVGVNDRRWYARIPALGTGLGFPLLALAFLADQWQLSVALLFMGTILLNVWNGPTFAVVQSIVEPRMRATASAIVFLLMNLIGQGLGTPTVGFLSDRFASHLFTQGDFHAVCTVPKGPHGAAAVLQGPFASACHDASANGVRYAMLTASVVLIWSAFHYLRATRHLKNS, from the coding sequence ATGGAAGAACTGATCGCCCAGAATGTGGGCACGAGATCGAGCAGCAGCTGGTATCGCGGATGGTTTTTGCTGGTCCTGGTGCTGATCTATGCGTCGAGCTTCGTCGATCGCATCATCGTCGCGGTTGTTGGTCAGGCCGTGAAGATAGACATGGGCCTCAGTGATTATCAGGTCGGGCTGCTCGGCGGCCTCGCGTTTTCGATTTTCTATTCGGTGCTTGGTCTGCCGATTGCGCGTTTGGCTGACAAATTCAACCGTGTCGTACTGATCTCGATCTCGATCGTCGCCTGGTCGGCGATGACCGCGCTTTGCGGCACGGCAGGCAGCTTCTGGCAACTGATGCTGTATCGCCTCGGCGTGGGTATCGGCGAAGCCGGCAGCACGCCGACCTCGCACTCGCTGATCGCCGACGAGTTCGGTCCGCGCCGCCGGGCGAGCGCGCTCGCCGTCTATGCGCTGGGACCGCCGATCGGCGTGCTGGCCGGCGCGTTCGGAGGCGGCTGGCTCGTGGAGCATCTGGGTTGGCGTCCAGTGTTCTTTGTGGTGGGCCTGCCGGGGCTCGTGTTTGGCCTGCTGGCATGGCTGACACTGCGTGAGCCCAAGCGCGGCGGCGCCGATGGTGTCGCAGCCGGCACCAGCGCCAGTGCTCCGCCCCTGAGCGTGGTGTTCAAGCGGCTGACCTCGAGCCGCGCCTTCGTGCAGATGCTGCTCGGCACGGTGATCGGTGCGTTTGGCCAGTACGGTATCAACCTGTTCATCCCGATGTATTTCATCCGCGTCTACAGCATGAGCTTTGCCCAGGCCGGCGTGATTTTCGGTCTGGTGCTCGGCGTCGGCGGCATCATCGGCACTACGCTCGGCGGCGTGTGTGCGGACCGGGTCGGCGTCAACGATCGCCGCTGGTATGCGCGAATCCCGGCGCTGGGTACTGGACTTGGTTTCCCGCTGCTGGCACTAGCCTTCCTCGCAGATCAGTGGCAGCTGAGCGTCGCGCTGCTGTTCATGGGCACGATCCTGCTGAACGTGTGGAACGGCCCGACCTTCGCGGTGGTGCAGAGCATCGTCGAGCCGCGCATGCGTGCTACCGCGTCGGCCATTGTGTTCCTGCTGATGAACCTGATCGGCCAGGGCCTCGGTACGCCGACGGTGGGTTTTCTCAGTGATCGTTTCGCATCGCACCTGTTCACGCAAGGTGATTTCCACGCGGTGTGTACCGTGCCGAAAGGACCGCATGGTGCCGCGGCCGTGTTGCAGGGTCCATTTGCATCGGCATGTCATGACGCCTCGGCCAATGGTGTGCGCTACGCGATGCTGACGGCGAGCGTGGTGCTAATCTGGTCGGCCTTCCATTACCTCCGTGCGACGCGTCATCTGAAGAATTCGTAA
- a CDS encoding NnrU family protein: MESTLVVAAFAFVGSHFLLSHPLRAGMVRAIGERAAMGVYSLIAILTFGWMVMAYDRTPVSEPLWPAGNVLWAIVTVVMLIASILLMGSLIRNPALPTVGRSAALPDAAHGVYAVTRHPMMWSFALWGLCHIAVLPVTRNIVLAGAIVILALVGAALQDRKKRRLQPDLWPAWESQTSYLPFAAIAAGRARLGGFGMHALIGGVVFWLVATWAHIPLSGWPAGIWRWL, from the coding sequence ATGGAAAGCACACTTGTCGTGGCGGCATTCGCTTTTGTCGGTAGCCACTTTCTCCTGTCCCATCCGCTGCGGGCCGGTATGGTCCGGGCAATCGGCGAACGGGCCGCCATGGGCGTCTATTCGCTGATCGCGATACTGACGTTCGGCTGGATGGTCATGGCTTACGACCGAACGCCCGTCTCCGAGCCGCTATGGCCGGCAGGCAACGTGCTGTGGGCGATTGTGACCGTGGTCATGCTGATCGCATCGATCCTTCTGATGGGCTCGCTGATCCGCAACCCGGCGTTGCCCACCGTTGGCCGGTCCGCCGCTCTTCCCGACGCGGCGCACGGCGTGTACGCGGTGACACGTCACCCGATGATGTGGTCGTTCGCGCTTTGGGGGCTGTGCCATATCGCCGTGCTCCCGGTCACCCGGAACATCGTGCTTGCCGGGGCGATCGTCATTCTCGCGCTGGTCGGTGCCGCGTTGCAGGACCGCAAGAAGCGGCGTCTGCAACCGGATCTGTGGCCCGCATGGGAGTCGCAGACGAGCTATCTGCCGTTCGCGGCGATCGCCGCCGGCCGCGCGCGGCTGGGCGGGTTCGGCATGCACGCGCTGATTGGCGGCGTGGTGTTCTGGCTCGTGGCGACCTGGGCGCATATCCCGCTCTCCGGCTGGCCCGCGGGCATCTGGCGCTGGCTCTAG
- a CDS encoding porin codes for MRKKLLAGAIAALASVGVHAQSSVTLYGIIDNGLTYVNNVKGSSQFKLDDGINQASRWGLRGVEDLGGGLKAIFTLENGFSLNTGTASHGGALFGRRAFVGLTSDRFGTLIAGYDYDFIYDYISYYTNVAQFAPSYAFHGSYDVDRLAGEPVSNMVRYETPIWHGFGAGVMYGFSNTPGRLGGTFNGAASVFSAGLKYSPTGSLKAPYSLAASFTRTQGGAVGATGGPGAGTMAQYALQADAIYTAALAGQVRLGDRFALNGVYTYTSANSRTLGTVVSSGYEAGLTYEASPFMTFGAGFTYMDQRRLGKFNLYSLGADYRLSKRTDVYAFGTLQHAFAGRQFADNFLISTPMSYGASVGTNAIFGNGRSSTANQLSVQVGIRHLF; via the coding sequence ATGAGGAAGAAACTATTGGCAGGCGCGATTGCAGCGCTGGCTTCGGTAGGTGTGCATGCACAAAGCAGCGTCACGCTGTACGGCATTATCGACAATGGCCTGACCTACGTGAACAACGTAAAAGGCAGCTCGCAGTTCAAGCTCGACGACGGCATCAATCAGGCGTCGCGCTGGGGTCTGCGTGGCGTCGAAGACCTTGGCGGCGGTCTGAAGGCAATCTTCACGCTCGAGAACGGTTTCTCGCTGAATACCGGTACGGCGAGTCACGGCGGCGCGCTGTTCGGCCGCCGCGCTTTTGTCGGTCTGACGAGCGACAGGTTCGGTACCCTGATTGCCGGTTACGACTACGACTTCATCTACGACTACATTTCGTACTACACGAACGTTGCCCAGTTCGCCCCGTCGTATGCGTTCCACGGTTCGTATGACGTCGACCGTCTGGCGGGTGAGCCAGTCAGCAACATGGTGCGCTATGAAACGCCGATCTGGCATGGCTTCGGTGCTGGCGTGATGTATGGTTTCAGCAATACGCCGGGACGTCTCGGCGGAACGTTCAACGGTGCCGCAAGCGTATTCAGTGCTGGCCTGAAGTACAGCCCGACCGGTTCGTTGAAGGCGCCGTACTCGTTGGCCGCAAGCTTTACCCGCACGCAAGGCGGTGCCGTCGGTGCAACTGGTGGACCGGGCGCAGGTACGATGGCGCAATACGCCCTACAGGCCGATGCGATTTACACGGCAGCGTTGGCTGGTCAAGTGCGTCTCGGTGATCGTTTCGCCTTGAACGGTGTCTACACGTACACGAGTGCGAATAGCCGGACGCTTGGCACCGTTGTGTCAAGCGGCTATGAAGCAGGCCTAACCTATGAGGCTTCGCCGTTTATGACGTTCGGCGCTGGTTTTACCTATATGGATCAGCGTCGGCTCGGCAAATTCAATCTGTATAGCTTGGGTGCCGACTATCGGTTGTCCAAGCGTACGGACGTGTATGCCTTCGGCACCCTCCAGCATGCATTTGCTGGTCGCCAATTTGCTGACAACTTCCTGATCTCGACGCCGATGTCATACGGCGCCAGCGTCGGTACGAATGCAATCTTTGGGAACGGGCGTTCGAGCACCGCCAACCAGCTCTCCGTGCAAGTCGGTATTCGTCACCTGTTCTGA
- a CDS encoding response regulator transcription factor, with amino-acid sequence MTTSRIRVILADDHPVILEGVRYELERSNTISVVGTAKNSTELMAALTNSPCDVVVSDYVMPGGRYGDGLALFAAIRQHSPNVRVVVLSMMENPAVVRLLMQGGHCCIFSKADPISNLTIAVHAAYANGRYLSPRVASISDTINPGARGNTAGAPLTRCELEVVRLFVSGMTVTEIGELLRRSKKTISTQKSSAMLKLSIERDADLVRYGMESGLVPSAEPANS; translated from the coding sequence ATGACCACATCAAGAATTCGCGTAATACTCGCAGACGATCATCCAGTGATTCTCGAAGGCGTGCGATACGAACTCGAAAGAAGCAACACGATCTCGGTTGTTGGCACGGCGAAAAATTCGACCGAACTGATGGCTGCGCTGACCAACTCGCCTTGTGACGTGGTTGTCTCGGACTACGTGATGCCCGGCGGACGTTATGGCGACGGACTGGCTCTTTTCGCTGCCATTCGCCAGCACTCTCCGAACGTGCGGGTGGTTGTGCTGAGCATGATGGAAAATCCGGCGGTTGTGCGGCTGCTGATGCAGGGAGGCCACTGCTGTATTTTCAGCAAGGCTGATCCGATCAGTAACCTGACGATCGCGGTACATGCCGCCTACGCGAATGGTCGCTATCTGTCGCCGCGCGTGGCGTCGATCTCAGACACGATCAACCCGGGTGCGCGCGGCAACACGGCCGGAGCCCCATTGACGCGATGTGAACTGGAGGTCGTACGCCTGTTTGTTTCCGGGATGACTGTGACGGAAATTGGCGAGCTTTTGCGTCGCAGTAAAAAAACGATCAGCACGCAAAAGAGCTCGGCAATGCTCAAACTGAGTATCGAGCGAGACGCGGACCTGGTGCGTTATGGAATGGAAAGCGGCCTGGTGCCGTCCGCGGAGCCGGCCAATTCGTAG
- a CDS encoding copper chaperone, with translation MKTEIRADDVSMIEHAMKSVDPDAKVAVDVGTQSVSVDSWLMPEEFLVAFYDEDYDVAIKEW, from the coding sequence ATGAAAACCGAAATCCGCGCAGACGATGTTTCGATGATCGAGCATGCAATGAAGTCGGTGGACCCCGACGCGAAAGTCGCGGTCGACGTTGGCACGCAAAGCGTCAGCGTCGACTCGTGGCTGATGCCCGAAGAGTTTCTGGTCGCGTTCTACGACGAGGACTACGACGTGGCCATCAAGGAGTGGTGA
- a CDS encoding RidA family protein — MSVKQKLAELGLELPTPPQPLGSYTAVSEAGNLLFISGQVPLSAGKMIYTGRVGETLTLEEGRKAAQLAALNALAQISQHLGGFERLHHIVRVEGHVSSADGFYDQPAVVDGASDLFAAVLGNKAGHARSAFSHSQGPANAAVVIVVIAEILAA; from the coding sequence ATGTCCGTCAAACAGAAACTCGCCGAACTCGGTCTCGAACTGCCTACTCCGCCGCAACCGCTGGGCAGCTATACAGCTGTCAGCGAAGCCGGCAACCTGCTCTTCATCTCCGGGCAGGTGCCGCTGTCCGCCGGCAAAATGATTTACACGGGCCGTGTCGGCGAGACCCTGACGCTCGAAGAGGGCCGCAAGGCGGCCCAACTCGCCGCGCTCAACGCGCTCGCGCAGATCTCGCAGCATCTCGGCGGCTTCGAGCGCCTGCATCACATCGTTCGCGTCGAGGGGCACGTCAGTTCGGCCGATGGCTTCTACGATCAGCCCGCCGTGGTCGACGGAGCTTCGGATCTGTTCGCCGCCGTGCTGGGTAACAAGGCGGGACATGCGCGCTCGGCGTTCTCGCATAGCCAGGGGCCCGCCAACGCCGCTGTCGTGATCGTCGTCATTGCTGAGATCCTGGCTGCCTGA
- a CDS encoding 3-hydroxyacyl-CoA dehydrogenase, whose product MNAPAELTPQEAAALAHVKAAEKLAAQIPVAAGVKPRDIGRAAVIGAGTMGGGIAMALVAAGIPVTLIDANDEGLQRGLARISDNYNQSIKRGKLDDATRDARLALITGSTAIADVKDADIVIEAVFEDLGLKQGIFRELDRHAKTGAILATNTSGLDINEIAAVTTRAQDVVGAHFFSPAHVMRLLEVVRADNTSDEAVVTLMELGRRMGKVAVYSLVYPGFIGNALFRNYNREAHFLVEDGALPHEVDAALKDFGYAMGIFAVHDMAGNDVGYQTRKAQMATRPNDRRWNDLIMKLVEMGRLGQKNGKGWYRYEAGDRTPHRDPEIEQYIVEESARLGITRRSIPKVEIIKRCMYGMINEGAKLLEQGIALRASDIDVVYVTGYGFPAKLGGPMYYADQIGLANVYQDIKRLYEEYGYWWKPAPLLEKLAAGNGRFADL is encoded by the coding sequence ATGAATGCACCCGCAGAACTCACGCCGCAGGAAGCTGCGGCACTGGCCCATGTGAAGGCCGCCGAAAAGCTCGCCGCGCAAATCCCGGTTGCCGCCGGTGTCAAGCCGCGCGATATCGGGCGCGCAGCCGTGATCGGCGCGGGCACGATGGGCGGCGGTATCGCGATGGCGCTCGTGGCGGCCGGCATCCCGGTCACGCTGATCGACGCGAACGACGAAGGTCTGCAGCGCGGCCTCGCACGCATCAGCGACAACTATAACCAGAGCATCAAGCGCGGCAAGCTGGACGACGCCACGCGCGATGCGCGGCTCGCGCTGATCACGGGCTCGACCGCGATCGCCGACGTCAAGGACGCGGACATCGTCATCGAGGCGGTGTTCGAAGATCTCGGCCTCAAGCAAGGCATCTTCCGCGAACTCGATCGCCACGCGAAGACTGGCGCGATCCTCGCCACCAACACGTCGGGCCTCGACATCAACGAGATCGCGGCTGTCACGACGCGCGCGCAGGACGTGGTGGGCGCGCACTTCTTCAGCCCGGCGCACGTGATGCGTCTGCTCGAGGTCGTGCGCGCCGACAACACCTCCGACGAGGCGGTCGTCACGCTGATGGAACTCGGCCGCCGCATGGGCAAGGTGGCGGTGTACTCGCTCGTGTACCCCGGTTTCATCGGCAATGCGCTGTTCCGCAACTACAATCGCGAAGCCCACTTCCTCGTCGAAGACGGCGCGCTGCCGCACGAAGTCGATGCCGCGCTCAAGGATTTTGGCTATGCGATGGGTATTTTCGCGGTGCACGACATGGCCGGCAACGATGTCGGTTACCAGACGCGCAAGGCACAGATGGCCACGCGTCCGAACGATCGCCGCTGGAACGACCTCATCATGAAACTGGTCGAGATGGGCCGCCTCGGACAGAAGAACGGCAAGGGCTGGTACCGCTATGAAGCGGGCGACCGCACGCCGCATCGCGACCCGGAGATCGAGCAGTACATCGTCGAGGAATCGGCACGCCTGGGTATCACGCGCCGTTCGATCCCCAAGGTAGAGATCATCAAGCGCTGCATGTACGGCATGATCAACGAAGGCGCGAAGCTGCTTGAACAGGGTATCGCGCTGCGCGCGAGCGATATCGACGTCGTGTACGTGACAGGCTACGGCTTCCCAGCCAAGCTCGGCGGCCCTATGTACTACGCCGACCAGATCGGCCTCGCCAATGTCTATCAGGACATCAAGCGCCTGTACGAAGAGTACGGCTACTGGTGGAAGCCTGCGCCGCTGCTCGAAAAGCTCGCGGCCGGCAACGGCAGGTTTGCCGATCTCTGA